DNA from Chiloscyllium punctatum isolate Juve2018m chromosome 28, sChiPun1.3, whole genome shotgun sequence:
ATGCGGAGCttctgaagaaaaaaaaatcaagagttCTTAAAAGTATATAATCTGCACCAATACGCAGTTGTAGAAAACAGATGGAGACACACCGAAACGTAGCTGGCAATGGGGAGTAATTTCGTAGCCTGCTGGAAAAGGAATAAACAAgtagaatagaacatagaacatagaacaatacagcacagaacaggcccttcggctcacgatgttgtgccgaacttctatcctagattaagcaccctccatgtacctatccaaatgccgcttaaaggtcgccaatgattctgactctaccactcccacggcagcgcattccatacccccaccactctctgggtaaagaacccacccctgacatctccccataccttccacccttcaccttaaatttatgtccccttgtaacactctgttgtacacggggaaaaagtttctgactgtctactctatctattccgctgatcatcttataaacctctatcaagtcacccctcatccttcgccgttccaacgtgaaaaggccgagaactctcaacctatcctcgtacgacctattctccattccaggcaacatcctggtaaatcttctctgcaacctctccaaagcttccacatctttcctaaagtgaggcgaccagaactgcacacagtactccaaatgtggcctaaccaatgtcctgtacagctgcaacatcacttcacgactcttgaattcaatccctttactaatgaatgataatacaccataggccttcttacaaactctatccacctgagtggcaactttcaaagatcaatgtacatagaccccaagatccctctgttcctccacctgactaagaaccctaccattaaccctgtattccgcattcttatttgttcttccaaaatggacaacctcacacttggcagggttgaactccatctgccactcctcagcccagctctgcatcatatctaggtccttttgcaaacgacaaatgccctcctcactgtccacaactccacctatcttcgtatcatctgcaaatttactgacccacccttcgactccctcatccaagtcattaataaaaattacaaacagcagaggacccagaacggatccctgcggaactccacttgtaaccgggctccaggctgaatatttaccatctaccaccactctctgatttcgactggttagccagttttctatccaattggccagattcccctctatcccatgcctcctgactttccgcatacgcctaccatggggaaccttatcaaatgccttactaaaatccatgtacactacatccactgctctaccctcatccacatgcttggtcacctcctcaaagaattcaataagacttgtaaggcaagacctacccttcacaaatccgtgctggctgtccctaatcaagcagtgtttttccagatactcataaatcctatccctcagtaccctttccattactttgcctaccacagaagtaagactaactggcctgtaattcccggggttatccctattcccctttttgaacaggggcacaacattcgctactctccaatcccctggtaccacccccgttgacagtgaagacgaaaagatcattgccaacggtactgcaatttcctctcttgcttcccacataatcctaggatatatcacgtcaggcccgggggacttgtctatcctcaagttgttcaaaatgtccaacacatcttccttcctaacaagtatctcttctagcttgccagtccgtttcacactatcctcttcaacaatacggtccctctcgttcgtaaatactgaagagaagtacttgttcaagacctctcctatctcttccgactcaatacacaatctcccacgactgtccttgatcggacctaccctcgttctcgtcattctcaggtttctcacatacgcataaaatgccttggggttatccttgatcctatccgccaaggatttttcatgccctctcttagctctcctaatccctttcttcagttcccttctggctatcctgtatccctccactgctctgtcctaaccctgtttcctcaaccttatggatgcctccttcttcctctttactagatattcaacctccctcgtcaaccaaggctccctcacacgaccatttctttcctgcctgataggtacatacatatcaaggacacgtcgtatctgctccttccaccacatccttccctgacagcctatgctcccaactcatgctcctcaaatcctgtcttccAGCATCGTAatctcccttcccccaattgtaaaatctaccttgtagtgcgcacctatctctctccataaccaaggtgaaagtcacagaattgtggtcaccatcaccaaaatgttcacccactaacaagcccatcacttgtcccggttcattaccgagtaccaaatccaatatggcctcccctctggttggacaatctacatactgagttagaagagcttcctggacacactgcacaaagaccgccccatccaatctacttgatctaaagagcttccaatcaatatttgggaagttgaagtcgcccatgactacgaccctgtggcttctgcacctttccaaaatctgtttcccaatctgtttctccacatctctgctgctattggggggcctatagtaaacacccaacaaggtgactgctcctttcctatttctgacttcagcccatactacctccaaaggcagatccccctcaacttcctttctgcagccgttacaccatttctaattagcaatgccacccccctccttttttaccaccctccctaatcttactgaaacatctgtaaccaggaacctccaacagccattcctgtccctcatctatccatgtttccgtgatggccacaacatcgtagtcccaggtaccgatccacgccttaagttcacccaccttatttctgatactccttgcgttgaagaaTGCTGGAAAGTGACTGTGGGATAGAAAACGCacatgaagtgtgtgtgtgtgtgtgtgtgtgtgtgtgtgtgtgtctgtgtgtgtttgtgtgtgtatgtgtgtgtatttgtgtgtgtgtgtgtttgtatgtgtgtgtttgtgtgtgtgcgtgtcagagaCAACTAAATTATGCAAATATAataagattaaaaaaaacactgaaatCGTTGAAGTGTCCAGCAGCGAAGGAATTTGTAATATTCTCCATGTGTCACTGATTATTTGCTACACAAAGCCTAATTTTATTCCCTGCTCGGATTTTATCCTCAGTTACAAGCATTATTTGTGTCAAATCCAAATTCCACTTTGTCTCCTGGAGTGGATAACAGTCAACATTTCAGGGGGGAAATGCAAAACTTTTCACTTATAGTTCTATACTTTCGGCCTCACATTTTACTTCTCACAGATAATCCCTCGTGACCTTTTCAGAATATACCCCATTGTTTGTATACACTGACATGTGCAACAAGATATCATTGCAAGTTGGAAGTTCAAACACATATCACTGACTTTAAATTTTTAACTGTGCATTTGTTTTACTCGTCAATAAggtaaagtttaaaggagatgaacGAGATGGGCAAAAAAGTTTGGTTTGACAGAGATGATGGCGAGTGCCTGGAATGCTTTGTCAGGGGAGGTGGTATAAGCAGACAACACCAAAGCttaagagaaaagtagacagaCACATGATTcagatgggaatggagggatatgggcaataTACAGGTAGATGAGATTAGGTTAGAAAGGTATCATTTTTACACATATATGTTGGATCAAAGGGCTTATTATagcgctgtactgttctacatttCTACCATTGAAGACGGCTTCAGTTTCACAAATTGGTGCTCGTTATTGTTAAGAAGCTGCACCTCCGCAATTAATAATTCTCACAGCTACCAGGAAATTATAGGGCTGTGAGCCTCAAGTAGCTGATAGACAAATTATTGTAAAAGGTTCTCATGAGCACGATCGATAAGCATTTAGAAGCCAATCAACTTATTAGCAATAGACAGTAACGTTTTGTGCGGGGGAAGACGCGCCTTGCTAAGTTGATCGAGCTTTTTGAGCAGGTGACAAAGATGGCTGATGAGAGAACACTGGTTAATGTCTGCATGGACTTCATTGAAGCCTTCAACAAGATCCCTCATGACAGATTGGTGCATAAGGTGGGGTCGCATGTTATCGGGGTGGGCTGGCAAGATGTTACAGAACTGACATCGTATTAGAAGACAGAGTGTCGCTGTGGAAGGACGTTTTTTCGGAATGGAAGACTGTGACTCGTGCTGTtccacaggtttcagtgctgggacctctgatGTTCGTGATGTACAAAGATGATTTGGACAAAAACGTGGCTGGTATAATTAATTAGTTTGTGAACGATACAAACACTTCTGAAATTGTGGATAGTggggaggattgtcagaggatagagcAGGCTATAGAACAGTTGAAGGCATGGAcaaaaatagcagatggagtttaattcgtaCAAATacgagttgatgcattttggaaggttatgTACAGGTGCAAATTATACACGGAATGGCAGTACCCTTAACTATATGTAATATGGAAGGAAATAGGCATGCTTTTCTTCATCAATCGGtgtattgaatacaagagttggcaggtcatgttatagttgtataagacttatttctgccacatttggaataccgcATAAATTCTGTTCACCACattgccaaaaggatgtggatgctttggggagggtgcagaggagtttcaagcatgttgcctggtatggagggcactggTTGTGAAGAGAAGATCAGGATTTCTTTCACGAGAATTAAGGAGGTTGAAAGAGGcttgattgaggcctacaaaatcttgagaggtgtagacagggtggatagcaagaagcttctTCTAAGAGTGTGATCTAACTTAATGGGGTTCACGAGTTCAAGGCGAGAGGAGAAATGCTTCAGGGAGTAATGCATGGGAAGTtgtttatgcagagggtgatggagaCAACGTATttccagcggaggtggtagaggcaggcatgttCGAATCATTTAAAATATATCAGAAtcagtacagtgtggaaacagtcctttCAGGACCACAAGtacacactaaccctccaaagagtaacccacccaggcccattccctatCTTATATTTGCCCCTGACCAATTTCCCcaatttacacatccctgaacattatggacaatttatcataactaattcacctaaccagcacatctcggattgtgggaggaaaccagagccctggaggaaacccatacagacacggggagaatattcaaattccactcaggcaatcaccaaggctggaattgagcccaggccCGTGCTGCTATAAATCATTGGGCAGAGAGCAGAGCGATATAAattcttagaaaataggcgacaagTTGAGACAGAGGATctagaggactgaagggcctgttcctgcactgtaattttctttgttctttgttcccgACTGAGCTAAATAGTATTTTTTAATGTTTTGCAAATGCCATGAAATACAGATACCATTCAAAGGCAGTAAGACTAAAGTCACAAAATGAAAGTTGCATTTCCCAACCTCAGTCGGCAAAATTTCAAATTAATTCATATCCTCCATTACAGAAGAATGTCAAACACAAACAAATGTCAATGATACAGAAAGTTAAACATCAGAAGCATTTGTGAATGAAAGTTACAAATTGTAAGATAATTAACCGTGAATACAAGGCAGCTTTTGTAATATTACATTTCGTATTCTTAATAATGCAGCTATAATTCGACCTTACAACAAAAATTGAAGTGACATTTAATCGTTACctttcttttgtgaaacacattCAGAGATGAGAATTTCTTTTGAGTTGACTTCAGCTGAGCAACTGCAGACAGAATCATATTTCCAAGCTTCCATCGGCACTCTTATGTGGCTGATGATGCTGTATGCCCCGTCAGAGTCTATTGCCTCAGTAAGCATCGAACCCACAGCATTCCATGTGGAAGCATTCCAATGGATGGTGAGCGTTTTAGATTTGACATTTTGAACTAAACAAATCAATGGGACAACGTCCATCTGAAAAACGTCATTCCGTGGTGGGTATAACATCAGTATATTTGAGGGACCTGCTAAGATTGGGAGGAATGTTAGAATTAATATTCGATCATTATTCATAGGGTTTATGCTGTGCTATGTGAGTGGGTTTCAATTCTTACCCGCGATGTGCAATGTCGAGCCATTTCCAAAAATGAAAGCCGTTCCATATAATTTCCGAGCTGCGCAGTAATACTGACCAGAGTCATGCCTTTGAACATCTTCAATCACAAGAGAATAAATAGTTGCATCCATATTAATTTCACCCGAAAATCGTTGTTTTTGGGGGAAGTTTTTCCTCACAATATAAACAAGTTGTAGATATTCTCGCTGATGGTGTTTGTACCACAGAACAGCTCCACTTGCAAACCAACCCGTGTGGCAATGCAGTTTAATAGTACTTCCAACAGAAACACTCTGGATTGGTGGGGTCTGCAGGAAGACTGTCTCAGAGACAATAACTGAGAAAAAAAAGAACATCAACTTTGAAAAGACCAAAAAAATAAAAACCTTTAGCAGCATCTGGCTTAAAACTGAGCGAAGGATCATTGAAGTTTTAGAGCCATATTGTTTAATTCTACGACATGGTGAGACAAACAAAAcgagaattttaaaaaatagaaggaaagaaagaaggaaagaaagaaagaagaaaaaggaagaaagaagaAAAGGAGGAAatgaagacagacagaaagaaagatcaAATTTAACTGCAGAATAACCGTTGTATCTAATGAAACATCATATCAAACATAATCACTCTTGTAATCTCAGAAACGCAGCAGACAAATCTGCTGAACGGATAAGACCACAAAGGATTCTGCCATAAATTTAAGATAAATAGTTTTGATTGTTTTG
Protein-coding regions in this window:
- the LOC140453912 gene encoding uncharacterized protein — translated: MSIFDGESRGDQKDNWQKIGTRGIYGTKKTVIGYVGLESLVERVEEVIGVQLKRSSPGVQFACVIVSETVFLQTPPIQSVSVGSTIKLHCHTGWFASGAVLWYKHHQREYLQLVYIVRKNFPQKQRFSGEINMDATIYSLVIEDVQRHDSGQYYCAARKLYGTAFIFGNGSTLHIAGPSNILMLYPPRNDVFQMDVVPLICLVQNVKSKTLTIHWNASTWNAVGSMLTEAIDSDGAYSIISHIRVPMEAWKYDSVCSCSAEVNSKEILISECVSQKKGND